The Arvicanthis niloticus isolate mArvNil1 chromosome 19, mArvNil1.pat.X, whole genome shotgun sequence sequence gactcttgggagctggttctccccttccaccttgtagatgctggggatgaaactcaggtcaccaCTGAACCATGCCACCAGCTCtagctttgtgttttgagacaatttTTTGCTAGGTAGCATCCAGGCTGTCCTAAGACTTGCAACCCTGAAGTACCCTGAGTGTTGGCTGTGACACCACACACAACAGGAAGATTactttgtaagtgtgtgtgtgtgtgtgtgtgtgtgtgtgtacacatgtataccagAAGATAGCTTTAGATGGTCTCTACTTTATTGTAATTGAGTCGGGGTCATCAGGGTCTCTTTCAGTGGGGTCGAGGGCTCTCCTCTTAGTCTAGGCTGGCTGCCCTGGAAGCCACagggatccagctgcctctgcatcTCCAGCAATCATGTTACAAACATGCTTCAGCTATACCTGGCTTTTCATGTGGCTGCTGAGGACCAAACTCtgcctcatgcttgcatggcaaacactttaccaactgagctgtctacCCAGCTCCatagagatttttaaatttttcccaaAGTTGAATATTTGTTTATAAGATATAGACATTGAAATTGTCATAAAATGTGGCAATTGGTTTATAAAAAATGTCAACACAAATACTAATACATTTCTTATAAGACGTGTGTTAAGGGTTTGCTTAAGCTGCATCTTAAAATTCAAAGGGAGGaatgtgatcaaaacacattaaTACGTGTATTAAGATATAATGAAACTTACTACTTTGTAAATTACTAtgctaataaaattttaaaacatcttgaAAGCATACAGCTTCTTAATATTGACATTTACATAGTTTTTCTGTTTTGGCAATAGTCTCAATGTGATCTAGTTACTCCTCAGACTCacagtggtcctcctgcctcagcctcccaagtgcttggatttaCAGGCATGAGCCTCCAGACAATCTTTGCAATGCTGAACATCAAACCCAaggcctgttttgttttgttcttcaagacagggtttccttatGAAGCATTTGttccagaacttgctctgtagaccaggctggccttaaagtcagagatcttccctgcctctgcctcctcagtaccaggttaaagacatgtaccaccatgcgcTGAACCAAGGCCGTATGCACGCTGACCAAATCTCTACCTCCGAGCTCCATTTCCAGCTCCAAAATCTGAATTTTAGCATTGTTAATTCTAATTTCAAGTggtatatttgtaaaatatatttgatgGCAAAGAACAGGATCTTTTAAGAGTTCTTGAGCAGCCTGAAGCTTTTTGAGGATGCTGTATTGAACAGATGCAACCCACAGGTTCAGAAACGTGGACATTTGAATGTACCAGATCACGCAGGCCACAGAGGGCCGAAGCATCCTGCCAGGCAGTTTTGAATGGGAAAGTCTGGCTCATGGGaatgctttctttattcttttttgaggcagtgtctttgTCTTCCAGTGCCCGAGCAAGCATGTAGCTAACCTTTCTTTGATGAGCAAGTGCTTCTTCTTTATCATTCAACTGTAAACACAAAAGTTAGAAAGAAATGGACCAGTTAGTAAGCCATGggatagatgaagaaaacagtatTACATCTTATCAAAATACTGCATCCTAAATGTTAGATTTAAAGTATTTTAGAATAATCTTGAATCAAATGCTGGGGGatttaagttaaattttaaaatcgACTTTGTATTCctgtttatatatgtgagtgcctTGGAATACGTGTTAGGATTGTCAAACAACTTGctgaagtcagttctttccttctaccggGTGGGTCCTGGGATCGAATTCAAGTTGTCTGGCTTGGCAGCAGGCTCCTTTACCTattaagccatctcactggctgaACTGTGCTTTCCCTTCCCCCAGGTTAGGGTTTCTTGGTGTAACAgcctggctattctgaaactcagtttgtagactaggctggccttagtCTGCTTCATtcgtctcctgagtgctgggattaaaagcttgtgctaccactgcctggcttgtgctgttctttattttaaatttgtgtgtgtgtgcatgcatgtgtaggtatccaagaaggccagaagagggtaggTATCAGATCTCCCAAACTATTTACAGGTGGCTATGAGCCACGTAATACCAATGCTGGGAACTCAGGTCTTGTAGAAGAGAAGTAAGTGCTCTTAAGTAAGGAGCCATGCCCCAGGACTTTTCTTAAAGGTGGTAGAGGGTATGATTGGGGGCAGTAATAAGAAAGTTCATCAAGTCAAAGTACTCGCCAGGCAAGCTAGGTGTAGAGTCCAGTCCTTGGAACTCACTTAAAAGTGGAAGAAGAGACCTgatccacagagttgtcctctgactccatgTGCCGTGGCATGCATGCCCACGCATACTTCATACATACAAGGACAATAAATGTTTAACAACTCAACAAGTGTTACACGTCTGTGTAGTCCTGTAAATTACCTAGAGATGAGGAAAACTGtgtatgtaatcccagcatgtacTTATTTCTGTAGGAATATTTAAAGCTGTATCTAAAAccgtttttatatatttatatacaaataaatgtgcCATCAGAGTTAAAGTGTCTTTGCTCGAAGTTCTTGAGTCAGTGTCTTAGTTTAGCAGCTGGCTGTGGAAGGGATGATTCCGGGCCGTGTTAATGATTTAAGGGTATGTGACAGGCTGCCTAGAATACATGTGTGCCCAGAGCTACACATGAATGCAGGCAGCTGAACTGCCCTCAGATGTGGAACTTTAAACCTGCACAGAAGGTCTCATGGAAGTGGAAACAGTTGGTAGGGAGATGGAGAGTGGTACCCAGTAGAGAAGGGAGCTTCAGAGGCAAGCATGGCTTAGGATAGGAGCTGCATGGATTAGCTTATCACAACTGCAGCCCCTAACTAAAAGCAAGCAGAGATCCAGTACTAACCAAATCTATCAGCATCTTAAAGACCTCTTGAGGATTGTCTTGGTCTTCAGCAGCCTTGGAACTGTTTTCTGAAGGGAGGATCCCCAACAGTCTTTGTCCTAaggtcttcttcctcctttgtgCAGGATATCCTAAGCATCAATGAGGAATCCAGCTGAGAAAAATACACTCACTGACAGCAGTAAAAGCAATATCTGCGAGCCAAGGCTGGGTAACTCCTAAGTCAGTCCAGAGGTGATTCTCCCAAAACCACAAGGGCTACTGTTGCAGGTGGTACATTATGATGGAGCAATGTGGATTtcagggtggggttgggggtggaaggCATGCTGCTGCTAGAAACTTGTTGCTCAGGCCCCACGTCATCTGTCTTCAGGAGCAGCAGAAATCCAGGTCTGCATTCGAGAGTTCCCAGTTTTAAACGTCTGTCGCTACCCTACACCCATTACCCAGCACCACACAGGCCTGACAGAAGTGCACCGTTACCTACTGCTAACTTTAAATGAATAACAACTACATGAAAAATCTCAATCATTTCTCTCCTTTGCTCCACTAAACGTTATTAGATCCTAAAGCAACTAAAAATCCCCCTTCTCGCCACGTGCACCCCAGGTACCATCATCCTCTGCCCGGTGTTGCCTGTTGATCCACGTTGCCACTCTTCTATGTGTATCTCCTCGCACCAGTCTCAGTGCCTGGTCATTTTTTCTCGTTAATTGTTGCTCAAAAGCAATTCTGAATGCATCTGCCGTTATGTGCGCCTCCTCCTTACTCTTCTGCAGAGTTTCCAACTAAAAGAGCATCGGGGAGCCATCAGAGGTGAAGCTGGAGTCAGGTTTTCGTGTTAATCTCTGTATTCCTCACCTCTATCCCATCTAGGTTGTCTGCTTAAATCAGCGTTTGCCCATTCTGCCAGCACTCAGGCCGGGTGACTCTACTCCCTGACAATCCAACTCCTGAAACTCATTACCCAGGCTTGGCCCCGTGTCTGTCCGTCCTGCCCAAATCCTGGAGGAAGGACACTTTCTAATGCCTCCCCTAGCTGAACCTCAAAGTCTGATCTATGTGATCATGTGCTGTACTTAAGGGCTAGCTAATGTTTGGCAGTTAGCCTTCTTGTGTGGTCTAAAGGCTTTAAATTCCACATCTTATAAAAAGCCAAAACTGgcctgggcatagtggtgcatgactttaatcccagcactggggaggcagaaggagagagatctctgagtttgagaccagcctagtctgtagcatagccagagctacacagagaaactgtcttggaaagccaaaaagaaaaaaagtaaaacttcTTAGAATTATGCTAAATCATACATTTGGCTTGTAAACATTAATAATTAAAGTCCAATTATAAGGGCACCTATCAGTTGATTAAATGCCTGGCCTATTGATGCTAAACACGTCCTCCACGGTGGTTATCATCCTCCTAACCTATGAGAGAACTGAAGCTAATTCGGCCCAAAGCCACACAGACAGCAACCCATGGATGGCACTAAAGCGCTACCGTGTGCAGCTAGTCCAGCGCAGAACCATTCCTTGTTTGTCTCCCCACTACCCAGTGATAACTCTACTGATTTAGAGGTAAACACACCTTTCACTCTCTACAGTGATGTGGGGACCATGTTTAAATGAGAAAGTATGACTTTGAGCACAGGTGGTCAAACAACTTCAGATGGCTTCAGATTTCATGCAATGTAGCATGTGTATTTTGGAACCAGATAAAGGAAATCTAGCACACCAGTTAATGCCATCACATAAAACCAAGACTACATTGCACAGCCAGTAACTCCCAAGATGAAGTTCATTCTCTCAAATCCTGCCATTTATTCTACTgcaaataaggaaactgaggcagagcctCTGCCGTCATGCTGATGTGGTACGTACCTCGTGTCTGAGCTGAAGGACCAGTTTCCGAGTGGATGCTGCCATTTTGGCACAAGAACAGGGATTCCCTCCAGGACCACGACACAGACAGGCTCCAAGGACTGCAAGCTTGAAACCAGGAGGATCACCTGTTACCAAGTGCTACCAAGTGTCACATTGTCTTAACCACATATAAATAATCCTCCACATGCAACTCATGTCTCTGAGccaaaaaaaaagtggaaagtgTATGTGTACTTTATATTTAATCATAATAAATACAGATTATAAATgatgtaaataatatatatttttaaagaaagttgaGATGAGTTCATGGTCTGAGTGGAAATAACCACAATTGAGACATCATTACTACCTACAAAGATTTCCAagaattcttccttccttccttttcattcTCAAAACCTTTAATCCTGGTGTCCATCTCCAGTAGTTCTGAATGTGCAGCAGGAATCTCGCCTAACCAAGCAGTTAAtagtaactgtgtgtgtgtcctgtaacACACAGCCTGTAGAGCCAGCATTCACTGTGTCCCCCTCCTTCCAACAAGACCGTGCTCAGAATGAACAGGGCATGTTATTTTGCCCCTGGGGAAAGCAACCATCCTTCCACTCTTAAAAAATAATGGCTCTGCAGTCAtgctctatattttaaaatatttcttgggGATTGACTGTGGTGAAGTTTCCTGTAGCCCTGCCCCCTCAAAACTTGACTAAGGCTCACAGTGAAGAAACAGGGTCATTCTTGGTTGACCATTGTAATTCAAAGAACAGCAAGAACCTTGTATTTTTCAATCATTTTAGCAGCTAGGCACACTTACTAATTTTACAGAGATCGTCtgtgtattttaaagtttcatcaggaacttaatataaaattatctaaATCCAGTCTGCCTACGTGTGAACTACTAGCCATATGACAGAAGATGACACCCCCTCATTTCTCTCTCACCTCATGTGATGTAGAGCTTGAGCCAGAATGTAAGGGTTAAATGTGTCATGTTCTTAGACACTAAGGACACTGCAATGCTTGTTCTTGGTAACAGTTGCTTTTTTTCCCTGGGTTCTCCAGTGAGGGGAAGCCATGATGCTTATAAATCCCAAAGTCCTTTTCCCTCACTAGCTAAACTTCCTCACTGTAAGATACAGACAACACATCAGCAGATCTATATGTAAGCCATAGGTTCCCTTGTCACCGTGGGAAGATAACCTAACCTACCTAGCCTTACTTGGGTGACACACCTTTGCAGCCCTTCAGTGAGGAGAATGTAAGTCCTTGGAAAGAGCCTGCTCTACCCGGCAGTGAGGCACGGCTCAAACAGCATGTgctgtgacttaagaagtgagtgGGGTAGGAGACAGCCAGCACATTCTCCAGAGTCCAACCATTGTGTCTCTCAGGCATGGTAGAAAGAGTTGGCAAGAAGCAACCTGGCAATCCTGTGGGCCTCTTGCACCCTAAGCTGAGGAGCTAAGTATGTTGCTGTCCTAGAACAGGCAGCAGGGAAAGCAGATGATgcctccccccccctttcctgGGTGCACATGTACCTCGAGACCTGATACCTCTGTAAAGCCACGCTCCTCCTGACCCATGTTCTCCTGAGCCATCTGCTGCTGTTTGATATCAAGCATGGCGAGGGCTTCCAAGTACCGCTGATTCAAAGCTAGGAAGGGCCACATACAACAGTGTTAGTTCTGAGGCCAGGACTGTATACAGTACACCAATACACTCATTTCTTCTAAGCAACACACATCAGACATTACCCACAAGATTGGGCTCCATCCAGAAAATCGTATTTGATGAAATAGGTATGATGGGAGaaaggaatttttgtttgtttgtttgtttttgtttgtttgtttgttttttgagacagggtttctctgtttagtcctaactgtcctggaactcactctgtagaccaggctggactcgaactcagaaatctgcctgcctctgcctcccaagtgcgccaccactgcccagctagaatttttgtttttatgcgtgagggtgtctgatcccctggaactggagttacacaccgttgtgagctgccatgtggttgctgagtattgaaccaggtcctctggaagagcagccagtgctcttaactgtgtgagccatctgtccagctctgTAATGGCTACTTCTGATGGGGAAGCCTCTTAATTTTGCCACTGAGATCTGCTGTTAGTTTCCTCTAAGGAAGTTTGTAGATTTTTTGGGTGAGTGAGTAGggatttcgagacagggtttctctgtgtagccctggcaatTCTAGAACTCATTTcataaccaggctggcctggcactcacagagatccaccctctgagtgctgggattaaagacatgcaccaccaccactcatcaaaaaaaaaaaaatgtttttaagtcaaCACATAAATTATTTTGAGTCTCTGAAGACTGCCCTGGGAATCTTTTTAGAAGAAGCATTCCAATACCAATAGGACTGGAAGGGATGAGAAGTCACCTGTGGATCAAAGCCAGGACAGTTCCTGAAAGGCATCGATGCCGGTCTAGTTTGTATTCTCATTTTATACTCTAAAACCACAATGTGGGGCAGAGGGCAAGCATGCAAAAGCGAGATTTGACAGCAGCCCACAAGGTGGCAGGTTGTTAAGGGCAACAGCCCATTGTTTCAGATCTTCCTCCAGGCCATTCTGTTCAGGCAGCCAGAGAAGTAATGTCTGCCAAACAGGCAGGCTAAGCCATGCTTTAAATCAGTAAATAGATCAATAAAGCACTATGTTAAAAACTTTTCCTATTTCAGACAATGAggggactacatagtgagatctctATTGTTTTCATATCAAATGTGCCCGTTACCCAAATTCCATCAGATCTTTTCGTTTAAGAACTCTCAAGTCAGGGTAGTGACACAGTTTTAattccaacattcaggaggcagaagcaggcagatctctgagttcaaggccagcctggtctacagactgacgtccagggcagccagggctacagagagaaaccctgtctcaagttaaaaaaaacaaaaacaagggagctggagagatggcttagtggttaagagcactggctgctcttccagaggtcctgagttcaattcccagcaaccacatggtggctcacaaccatctgtaatgggatatccGATGCCCTCTTTGGCATGCAAGTATATATGCAGATAGagcattcataaacataaaataaataaataaataaaaacaaacaagttttcCTAGGAGGCTCTCTGACCACAACACAAAGAAGGGATTCTTCTACTATCTAAtcaagaagcaaacacacaatctctccctctccatccagAGTgtcaaaggagagggagagagggcttGTAATTTGAGCAGCTTCTGCCCTAAGCTACTGTAGCACCGGTAATTGCTGCAGGCTCAGGCACATCTGCATCCAGATCTCATGAGAGCTGCATGACCTCAAAGAGCCACAAGGTCTGACTCAGGGTTGGCTTTGTTCCTTTCAAACCACCACTTAGTCTCCACTGAAGAGAGGAGATTAGcatcttttcttaaaaatctGTAAGAAAATTAGTGCCACCATGGCTCTTCTCAGCGTTCATAACGTGATTCGTGACACAAGGGATTTGTAACACAGAGTTTGCACATGTCAGTACACACGCATGTGTACACACcaaacacacccccacacactcagCTTCCTTAGCAGCATGTTCTGacagtttattttgcttttcagaGAGAGGTTCTTACTCTGTAGTCCTGATTGGCCTAAAATTTACTGTGGAGCTCAGACaattctcaaactcatggcaatcctcttgcctcagcctctcagatgATGGGCTTACAGGCTGCACCACTTTCCTAGCACTTATATTAAAACTAGGTCAAAAGGGACGCTAGAAAGAATCTGGTCCATGAACATAGCCTTTACTTTGGAATATCAGAAAATTGTGGAAATAGCTGAGGCTGTAACTGCACAGTACGTCAACACCACTGGGCTAAGCACTTTtacttgtttaaatttatttcaagacagggtttctccatgtagccctgacctggaactcaatgtagactcagctggccttgaactcacagatctatccacctgcctctgcctcccaagtgctgggatgaaaggtgtgtgccaccaccacccagcttaaagatatttttatactttttgaaaatttcatacatgtacatgatGTACTGGATCACACACACCTCCCACTCCCTCTACCAGCGCCTCCCAACTGCTGCTGGCtggtagtttcttttcttttttttttggggggggggagggttgtttttgttttttgttttttcaagacagggtttctctgtgtagccctggctgtcctggaactcactctgtagaccaggctggcctcgaactcagaaattcacctgccttgcctcccaagtgctgggattaaaggcgtgcgccaccacggcccagcggtagtttcttttcttgagacaaggtctccccaCACAGCCTTTAGCTGATATCAAACTCTTTCTATGGCCGAGGACAGcatcaaactcatagagatctaccagcctctgtcccatgaatgctggaattaagggtGAACATTGCCATGGCTGGCCCACctgtttattttcaaatgattaaGTTTATTTTGTATGGATTTCACCTCCAtagtcttttttttctaaaagactttatacacacacaca is a genomic window containing:
- the Ccdc125 gene encoding coiled-coil domain-containing protein 125 isoform X1, yielding MSKVSRSSSVAEDIWETEDDDMTEGDLGYGLGRKPGGIYEVPCSITFKKRSDGKSPSPPPFPKKGEERSETVFQYSRNKGFQDTCAHRCRASGYRRQSSTDSNSELSDEQLRRRLHEALEEVELLKTELEASQRQLEGKEEALKILQSMAMLGKATSHTQTMLQKTIEHKRSLEKEINALHWEMEFEQDRFKNIEESWIQKYDRLNCDNGVLRENLKLRTEEIKMLKSENAALNQRYLEALAMLDIKQQQMAQENMGQEERGFTEVSGLELAVLGACLCRGPGGNPCSCAKMAASTRKLVLQLRHELETLQKSKEEAHITADAFRIAFEQQLTRKNDQALRLVRGDTHRRVATWINRQHRAEDDGYPAQRRKKTLGQRLLGILPSENSSKAAEDQDNPQEVFKMLIDLLNDKEEALAHQRKVSYMLARALEDKDTASKKNKESIPMSQTFPFKTAWQDASALCGLRDLVHSNVHVSEPVGCICSIQHPQKASGCSRTLKRSCSLPSNIFYKYTT
- the Ccdc125 gene encoding coiled-coil domain-containing protein 125 isoform X2 — protein: MSKVSRSSSVAEDIWETEDDDMTEGDLGYGLGRKPGGIYEVPCSITFKKRSDGKSPSPPPFPKKGEERSETVFQYSRNKGFQDTCAHRCRASGYRRQSSTDSNSELSDEQLRRRLHEALEEVELLKTELEASQRQLEGKEEALKILQSMAMLGKATSHTQTMLQKTIEHKRSLEKEINALHWEMEFEQDRFKNIEESWIQKYDRLNCDNGVLRENLKLRTEEIKMLKSENAALNQRYLEALAMLDIKQQQMAQENMGQEERGFTELAVLGACLCRGPGGNPCSCAKMAASTRKLVLQLRHELETLQKSKEEAHITADAFRIAFEQQLTRKNDQALRLVRGDTHRRVATWINRQHRAEDDGYPAQRRKKTLGQRLLGILPSENSSKAAEDQDNPQEVFKMLIDLLNDKEEALAHQRKVSYMLARALEDKDTASKKNKESIPMSQTFPFKTAWQDASALCGLRDLVHSNVHVSEPVGCICSIQHPQKASGCSRTLKRSCSLPSNIFYKYTT